In Colwellia sp. M166, a genomic segment contains:
- a CDS encoding fumarylacetoacetate hydrolase family protein, with translation MKLLRYGPLGQEKPGIMDDNGIIRNLSDVVGDINGATLSADNLQRIQALDLSSLPIVDKNVRLGACVGNVGKFLCIGLNYADHAAESGMNIPEEPEVFTKATSAISGPNDDIVQPRNSDKLDWEVELAIVIGKHASYVSEEDAHEYIAGYCVCNDVSERTFQLEKGSQWDKGKGCDTFGPIGPWLVTSDEVKDPNNLAMHLAVNGKTFQNGNSKTMVFKPAYIVSYLSKFMSLQPGDIISTGTPPGVGLGQTPPLYLKPGDKITLGIEGLGTQQQAVVAHEKDRVVVSVSD, from the coding sequence ATGAAATTACTTCGTTATGGGCCATTAGGTCAAGAAAAGCCTGGTATTATGGATGATAATGGCATTATTAGAAATCTAAGTGATGTCGTTGGTGATATTAACGGTGCAACATTATCAGCTGATAACTTACAACGTATTCAAGCTTTAGATTTATCTAGCTTGCCGATTGTTGATAAAAATGTTCGTTTAGGGGCTTGTGTCGGTAATGTCGGTAAATTTCTTTGTATTGGTCTTAATTATGCTGACCATGCTGCTGAGTCTGGTATGAATATCCCAGAAGAGCCAGAGGTATTTACTAAAGCGACCAGTGCAATTTCTGGCCCTAATGATGACATAGTACAGCCTAGAAATAGTGATAAGTTAGACTGGGAAGTTGAACTTGCAATCGTCATAGGCAAACATGCTTCTTATGTTAGTGAAGAAGATGCTCACGAATATATTGCCGGATATTGTGTTTGCAACGATGTTTCTGAGCGTACTTTCCAATTAGAAAAAGGCAGTCAGTGGGACAAAGGAAAAGGCTGCGATACTTTTGGTCCTATTGGTCCTTGGCTAGTCACCAGTGATGAAGTCAAAGACCCTAATAATTTAGCAATGCATTTAGCAGTTAACGGAAAGACATTTCAAAATGGCAATAGCAAAACTATGGTATTCAAGCCCGCTTACATTGTCAGTTACTTAAGTAAATTTATGAGCTTACAGCCGGGTGATATAATTTCAACTGGCACACCTCCTGGTGTTGGTTTAGGCCAAACTCCACCATTATACTTAAAACCTGGCGATAAAATCACCTTAGGTATTGAAGGGTTGGGCACACAACAACAAGCAGTTGTTGCTCACGAAAAAGATCGAGTTGTCGTTTCTGTCAGTGACTAA
- a CDS encoding acyl-CoA dehydrogenase C-terminal domain-containing protein, whose product MADYQVPLKDMNFLLYDVFNADKLWQSLPTLADRVDRETAEAILQECAKVTEQEIAPLSRNGDEVGVAFNNGKVTTAPGYKEAFNTYVAGGWTSLGGDPDFGGMGMPKMLTAFHEEMLCSADISFSLYPGLTAGAGLSLAKHGSEALKQRYLTRMYAGDWSASMCLTESHAGTDLGMIRTKAVPQADDSYLISGTKIFITAGEHDLTENIIHLVLAKLPDAPAGPRGISLFLVPKFHVNDDESLGEQNKVSCGSIEHKMGIHASATCVMNFDGAKGYLVGELNKGLACMFTMMNFERIGVGIQGLGAAVRSYQNALEYAKDRIQGRSLSGVKSPDAQADSLLVHGDVRRMLLNMKATNEGSRALSTYIAMQLDIATYGSGEAQQKADQLVALMTPIAKAFFTDLGFESTVAGQQVFGGHGYVREWGQEQLVRDTRISQIYEGTNGVQAMDLLVRKVAGSKGQLVQVFLDEVRSYIQEQKADAMQEFTQPLASAIDELADLTEYLLTAAQSSKEELGCAANDYLHVFGYTSMAYIWAKMAEVSFAASDDSAFHQSKIHTARYFFSRLLPRCQSLITSAKSGQSAMFDIPEELF is encoded by the coding sequence TGATCGAGTTGATCGAGAAACTGCTGAAGCTATCTTGCAAGAGTGTGCAAAAGTGACCGAACAAGAAATAGCGCCACTATCTCGTAATGGCGATGAAGTCGGTGTTGCTTTTAATAATGGCAAAGTTACTACGGCACCAGGCTACAAGGAAGCTTTTAATACTTACGTTGCTGGCGGCTGGACATCACTCGGTGGTGACCCAGATTTTGGCGGTATGGGTATGCCTAAAATGTTGACTGCATTTCATGAAGAAATGTTATGTTCAGCAGATATTTCCTTTTCGCTTTACCCCGGCTTAACTGCTGGTGCAGGTCTATCACTAGCAAAACATGGTAGTGAAGCGTTAAAGCAACGTTATTTAACTCGCATGTATGCCGGTGATTGGAGTGCTAGCATGTGTTTGACCGAATCTCATGCCGGTACTGATTTAGGCATGATCAGAACTAAAGCGGTGCCGCAAGCGGATGATAGCTACCTTATTAGTGGTACGAAAATATTTATTACTGCCGGTGAGCACGATTTAACTGAAAATATCATTCACTTGGTGCTAGCTAAATTACCTGATGCTCCTGCTGGCCCTCGTGGTATCTCGCTATTTTTAGTGCCTAAATTTCATGTTAATGATGACGAATCACTTGGCGAACAAAACAAAGTCAGCTGTGGTTCGATTGAACATAAAATGGGTATCCATGCTTCGGCCACTTGTGTGATGAATTTTGATGGTGCTAAAGGTTATTTAGTTGGTGAGCTTAATAAAGGCTTAGCTTGCATGTTCACCATGATGAACTTTGAACGTATTGGTGTTGGTATTCAAGGATTAGGAGCTGCGGTACGCTCCTATCAAAATGCTTTAGAGTACGCTAAAGATAGAATTCAAGGGCGTTCTTTATCGGGTGTTAAGTCGCCAGATGCACAGGCAGATTCATTGCTGGTTCATGGCGATGTGCGCCGTATGCTACTAAATATGAAAGCGACGAATGAAGGTTCACGTGCTTTATCAACGTATATTGCCATGCAGTTAGATATTGCCACTTATGGCAGTGGTGAAGCACAGCAGAAAGCTGATCAGCTTGTGGCGTTGATGACACCGATTGCGAAAGCATTTTTCACGGATCTTGGTTTTGAAAGTACAGTGGCCGGCCAACAAGTGTTTGGTGGTCATGGCTATGTTAGAGAATGGGGACAAGAGCAACTAGTGCGAGATACCCGTATTTCACAAATCTATGAAGGCACAAACGGTGTGCAAGCCATGGATTTATTAGTACGAAAAGTGGCCGGTAGTAAAGGTCAGTTAGTGCAAGTTTTTCTTGATGAAGTACGTAGTTACATTCAAGAGCAAAAAGCGGACGCTATGCAAGAATTTACTCAACCTTTAGCAAGTGCCATTGATGAGCTTGCAGACTTAACCGAATATTTATTGACGGCAGCGCAGAGCTCAAAAGAAGAGCTTGGTTGTGCGGCGAATGATTATTTACATGTCTTTGGTTATACCTCGATGGCCTATATTTGGGCTAAAATGGCTGAAGTGTCATTCGCAGCAAGTGACGATAGTGCATTTCATCAAAGTAAAATTCATACCGCTCGTTATTTCTTTTCGCGCTTATTACCACGTTGTCAATCGTTGATCACATCAGCAAAATCTGGTCAAAGTGCAATGTTTGATATCCCTGAAGAGCTGTTTTAA
- the rraB gene encoding ribonuclease E inhibitor RraB, with the protein MIDEELQQWQEHTEQLIAALVEDGTNEEVHHTIEHHFSSVDFDILEKAAIAAFKMGLEIEEPEEAELENGDKVFAFDIVTEQALDFDIIFDETKKMFELAKQCKVDYDGWGTYFEE; encoded by the coding sequence ATGATTGATGAAGAATTGCAACAATGGCAAGAGCATACTGAGCAGTTGATAGCGGCCTTGGTTGAAGATGGCACTAATGAAGAAGTTCACCATACTATCGAGCATCACTTTTCTAGTGTCGATTTCGATATTTTAGAAAAAGCGGCCATTGCTGCATTTAAAATGGGTTTAGAAATTGAAGAGCCTGAAGAAGCTGAATTAGAAAATGGCGACAAAGTTTTTGCCTTTGATATTGTCACAGAACAAGCTTTAGATTTTGATATTATTTTTGATGAAACTAAAAAGATGTTCGAATTAGCAAAACAGTGCAAAGTTGATTATGATGGTTGGGGCACATATTTCGAAGAATAA
- a CDS encoding TetR/AcrR family transcriptional regulator, producing the protein MANVRSKSESKRKQILVAATLLFTEQGYSSTSMDLIAKNAGVSKQTVYSHFGSKDELFAASIKQKCDSYQMTEISLDTASEPAEILFILAKRFLAMLTSKEALAIHKICAYESKSYPQISELFYQEGPERIVNDVAKLMAEFDNKQQLIIPEAKFAALQFLNMVKGECWMRLEFNTKKQISESEINRYLDSSIAMFIKGYST; encoded by the coding sequence ATGGCAAATGTGCGAAGCAAAAGTGAAAGTAAAAGAAAACAGATATTGGTTGCAGCAACGTTGTTGTTTACCGAACAAGGTTATAGCTCTACGAGTATGGATTTAATTGCTAAAAATGCCGGTGTTTCTAAGCAAACGGTGTATAGCCATTTTGGTAGTAAAGATGAATTATTTGCTGCATCAATAAAGCAAAAATGTGATTCTTACCAAATGACTGAAATTTCACTTGATACCGCTAGTGAGCCGGCAGAAATTTTATTTATTTTGGCAAAACGGTTTTTGGCTATGCTGACCTCAAAAGAAGCACTAGCGATACATAAAATTTGTGCTTACGAATCTAAATCTTACCCACAAATATCGGAACTATTCTATCAAGAGGGTCCTGAACGTATTGTGAATGACGTGGCAAAGCTCATGGCTGAGTTTGATAACAAGCAGCAGCTAATAATCCCTGAAGCTAAATTTGCTGCGTTACAGTTTTTAAATATGGTGAAAGGAGAGTGCTGGATGCGGCTTGAATTTAATACTAAAAAGCAAATATCAGAAAGCGAAATTAACCGTTATTTAGACTCGAGTATTGCGATGTTTATTAAAGGCTACTCAACTTAG
- a CDS encoding efflux RND transporter permease subunit translates to MIRSFVKNGRLMSLVITLLVVAGLGALSNLPRTEDPRITNRIASVITQLPGASAERVEVLISEKIEQKLRKLPEINLLTSNSRPGISIVQVKLQDEITDTKPIWSRVRDLLNDLSPSLPAGTLSPILEDDRGYAYTQIIALNWQGTGEPNTATLGRYANELQNQLKLIYGTDLVSIFGRGSEEVLVELDPMMSSQLKLSVSDVSEKIRQADAKVSAGQLTNQFNQMQIELAGALHDTDRISDISIKADNNGNLMRLGDIADIQKTVSYPPKEIAMINDQQAVVVATRMLPNLRIDQWSASVQQALAVFAETLPNNVSLEVIFDQSSYTETRLSDLVSNIAVGFAIIAVVLLITLGWQAALIVALSLPLTVLFTLSVMNFYGLPIHQMSVTGLVVALGIMVDNAIVIADTIKTNRENGQRRLDAVSNAVNHLWLPLLGSTLTTILAFMPIVLMPGPAGEFVGGIALSVIFSLIGSYIISHTIVAGLAGRFIGKRNNTHESHWYQRGITLPALNRSFVSVLSCSLTYRKTIITLVFCLPLFGFIAAKQLQEQFFPASDRDMFQIELFLPSQSSIINTQRVSSQLTNYLTKLEGIKDVRWFIGNNAPSFYYNLMPTKDGAQYYAQAMVTATSFQAANRLIPDIQKSLDEMLPEAQILVRKLEQGPPFNAPVELRIFGPNLDRLKSIGDDIRAFMADTQDITHSRATLQPGTPKVWVNINEAKANLAGLSLVQVAQQLNTTLSGQVNGSIIEATESIPVRVRIGNEQRDDLAALENVNVINPSSKQSIPLTAIADLEVKASRGAIPHRNGVRVNVIEGYIRAGVLPSVVLDRVKENMAKADYQLYHGYRIEFGGESAERNKAVGKLLASVGLILTLLLTVVVLSFNSFRLSAIIFLSAFQSIGLGLLSVYIFDYPFGFTVIIGLLGLMGLAINAAIVIIAELKMDEKAIQGDQAAIIRCVQSCARHISSTTITTVGGFLPLILAGGGFWPPFAVAVAGGTVLTTILSFIFVPAAFSLFSQHNAFELTKQPALT, encoded by the coding sequence ATGATACGTTCATTTGTTAAAAATGGCCGCTTAATGTCTTTGGTGATCACCCTCTTAGTCGTAGCTGGTTTAGGTGCCTTGAGCAATTTGCCTCGTACCGAAGATCCCAGAATAACCAACAGAATCGCCAGTGTTATTACGCAATTACCCGGTGCAAGTGCTGAAAGAGTTGAAGTACTCATTAGCGAGAAAATCGAGCAAAAGTTACGAAAACTACCTGAAATAAACCTATTAACTTCAAACTCTCGCCCCGGTATTTCAATTGTCCAAGTGAAATTACAAGATGAAATTACCGATACCAAGCCGATATGGTCTAGAGTGCGAGATTTGCTTAATGATCTCAGTCCAAGTTTACCTGCCGGTACACTCTCACCAATATTAGAAGACGATAGAGGCTATGCTTATACCCAAATAATCGCTCTCAACTGGCAAGGCACAGGTGAACCCAATACCGCGACACTAGGGCGCTATGCAAATGAGCTACAAAATCAATTAAAGTTAATTTATGGAACTGATTTAGTCAGTATTTTTGGTCGAGGATCTGAGGAAGTTTTAGTCGAACTCGATCCCATGATGAGTAGCCAGCTAAAGCTATCCGTTAGTGATGTTTCAGAAAAAATACGTCAAGCCGATGCTAAAGTTTCTGCAGGGCAATTAACCAATCAATTCAACCAAATGCAAATAGAATTGGCCGGCGCGTTACATGACACTGACCGGATCAGTGATATTTCAATCAAAGCAGACAATAATGGCAACTTAATGCGCTTAGGGGACATTGCTGATATTCAAAAAACCGTCAGTTATCCACCAAAAGAAATAGCGATGATCAACGATCAGCAGGCTGTTGTTGTGGCCACACGCATGCTACCAAACTTACGTATCGATCAATGGAGCGCTTCAGTTCAGCAAGCCTTAGCGGTATTTGCCGAAACCTTACCCAATAATGTCAGTTTAGAAGTAATATTTGATCAAAGCAGTTATACCGAAACTCGTCTCAGTGATTTAGTCAGTAATATCGCCGTAGGTTTTGCCATCATCGCAGTCGTACTACTCATCACATTAGGTTGGCAAGCCGCTTTAATTGTTGCCCTATCGCTGCCATTAACCGTGTTATTTACCTTATCTGTGATGAATTTTTACGGTTTACCGATACACCAAATGTCAGTAACCGGTCTGGTGGTTGCTTTAGGGATCATGGTTGATAATGCCATTGTCATAGCTGATACAATAAAAACCAATCGGGAGAATGGTCAACGTCGACTTGATGCGGTCTCAAATGCGGTTAACCATCTATGGCTACCATTACTTGGCTCAACCTTAACAACCATTTTAGCTTTTATGCCTATCGTATTGATGCCAGGCCCTGCCGGTGAGTTTGTTGGTGGTATTGCCCTCAGTGTTATATTCTCCCTGATTGGCTCTTATATTATCTCTCATACTATTGTTGCAGGTTTAGCCGGTCGCTTCATTGGCAAACGCAATAATACTCATGAATCACATTGGTACCAACGCGGGATCACCTTACCGGCATTAAATCGCAGCTTTGTTAGTGTTCTAAGTTGTTCACTGACTTACCGAAAAACCATCATCACTTTAGTATTTTGCCTACCGCTATTTGGCTTTATCGCGGCAAAGCAATTACAAGAGCAATTTTTTCCGGCTTCTGATCGCGACATGTTTCAAATTGAGCTTTTTTTACCGTCACAAAGTAGCATTATCAATACCCAGCGCGTCAGTTCACAGCTAACAAATTATCTGACAAAGCTAGAAGGTATTAAGGATGTTCGTTGGTTTATCGGTAATAATGCCCCGTCTTTTTACTACAATTTAATGCCAACAAAAGATGGTGCTCAATATTACGCGCAAGCGATGGTTACCGCGACAAGCTTTCAAGCCGCGAATCGTTTAATTCCTGACATCCAAAAAAGTTTAGATGAAATGTTACCTGAAGCACAAATATTGGTCAGGAAACTGGAACAAGGCCCTCCTTTCAATGCCCCTGTAGAGTTACGTATCTTTGGACCTAATCTAGATAGGTTAAAATCTATTGGTGATGATATTCGCGCTTTTATGGCTGATACCCAAGATATTACGCATAGTCGAGCAACGCTTCAGCCGGGAACACCTAAGGTTTGGGTCAATATTAATGAGGCTAAAGCTAATTTAGCCGGCCTGTCTTTAGTACAAGTAGCGCAGCAACTAAACACAACGTTATCTGGTCAAGTAAATGGCTCAATTATCGAAGCAACAGAGTCTATTCCAGTTAGGGTTCGTATTGGTAATGAACAACGAGATGATTTAGCTGCTTTAGAAAATGTTAACGTTATTAATCCAAGCTCAAAGCAATCGATACCACTGACTGCGATTGCCGATTTAGAAGTTAAAGCTAGCCGTGGCGCTATTCCACACAGGAATGGTGTGCGCGTGAATGTCATTGAAGGCTATATTCGTGCCGGCGTGCTTCCCTCAGTAGTTTTGGATCGCGTTAAAGAGAATATGGCTAAAGCAGATTATCAATTATATCACGGCTATCGCATAGAGTTTGGTGGTGAGTCAGCAGAGCGTAATAAAGCCGTGGGTAAGTTATTGGCAAGCGTTGGTTTAATACTAACGTTGTTATTGACGGTGGTGGTGTTATCTTTTAACTCATTTCGACTCAGTGCCATTATATTTTTATCGGCATTTCAATCTATTGGCTTAGGGTTACTAAGTGTCTATATTTTTGACTACCCTTTTGGTTTCACGGTAATTATTGGCTTATTAGGCCTAATGGGACTTGCTATCAATGCCGCGATTGTCATTATTGCTGAATTAAAAATGGATGAAAAAGCCATACAGGGTGACCAAGCAGCAATTATTCGTTGTGTACAAAGTTGTGCTCGCCATATTAGTTCTACAACCATCACAACCGTTGGAGGCTTTTTACCCTTGATTCTTGCTGGCGGTGGTTTTTGGCCGCCTTTTGCTGTCGCGGTAGCTGGTGGTACTGTGTTAACAACCATTTTATCGTTTATCTTTGTGCCAGCAGCTTTTTCGTTATTTAGCCAACACAATGCCTTTGAACTGACCAAACAACCAGCACTAACTTAA
- a CDS encoding TetR/AcrR family transcriptional regulator — MDIIVVSGRKRKFDEQTALQAAMEVFWAKGFVGASLAELTKCMKINKPSMYNTFGNKEALFIKATQYYIEHNLTSHSAALYEPNTPLQTRLKNYMMSIVRMQCSSEQPKGCYLVLCQSEVAGGDIPANAAALLTEVEASPKVLLSELFSHDQEAILLGLHHNSAGNALSLYTALKGTAAMARSKVSSSDLEYVIDTMLTGIFSASEVHASSVQTMQ, encoded by the coding sequence ATGGATATCATTGTGGTTAGTGGCCGTAAGCGTAAATTTGATGAGCAAACTGCATTACAAGCAGCAATGGAAGTGTTTTGGGCAAAAGGTTTTGTTGGTGCTTCTTTAGCTGAGCTAACAAAATGTATGAAGATTAATAAGCCGAGTATGTATAATACTTTTGGTAATAAAGAAGCTTTATTCATTAAGGCGACTCAATATTATATCGAACACAATTTAACAAGCCACTCTGCTGCCTTGTATGAACCTAATACCCCTTTACAAACTCGGCTAAAAAACTACATGATGTCAATTGTTCGTATGCAATGTAGCTCCGAGCAACCCAAAGGTTGTTATCTCGTATTGTGCCAATCAGAAGTCGCCGGTGGCGATATTCCTGCTAATGCTGCCGCTTTGCTCACTGAAGTTGAGGCGAGTCCAAAAGTGTTATTAAGTGAACTGTTTAGTCATGATCAAGAAGCCATTTTGTTGGGCTTGCATCATAACTCAGCGGGCAACGCACTAAGTTTATACACAGCACTCAAAGGCACAGCAGCAATGGCACGTTCCAAAGTATCTTCTTCAGATTTAGAGTATGTTATTGATACGATGTTAACCGGAATTTTCAGTGCTTCTGAAGTTCATGCCTCATCAGTACAAACCATGCAGTAG
- a CDS encoding VacJ family lipoprotein, producing MLKLLNQLLGLFCCFLMTACSSVPKLESNAIAPIVKLPNNHEELGVMSAYSDPWEGFNRRMYYFNAKADEYVILPVVAGYQKITPDVVERSVHNFFSNLDEISTFINSLLQLKLFVAGETLARFTLNSTLGLAGLFDVATQIGLAEQNEDFGQTLGYWGVDAGPYLVLPLLGPSSLRDATALAFDNLVFQQAINELGLDTDEELLISLIDGVDARASLPFRYYASGSAFEYEHLKLLYKKYREIQVAR from the coding sequence ATGCTAAAGCTGCTTAATCAGTTGCTCGGACTTTTTTGTTGTTTTTTAATGACTGCATGTTCTTCAGTACCTAAGTTAGAAAGTAATGCCATTGCCCCCATAGTTAAGCTACCTAATAACCATGAAGAGTTGGGAGTGATGAGTGCTTATAGCGATCCTTGGGAAGGGTTTAATCGCCGGATGTATTATTTTAATGCTAAAGCTGATGAGTATGTCATATTACCAGTGGTTGCCGGCTATCAAAAAATCACCCCTGATGTGGTTGAAAGAAGTGTTCATAACTTCTTTAGCAACTTAGATGAAATATCGACGTTTATTAACTCACTACTACAGTTAAAATTATTTGTAGCAGGTGAAACACTTGCTCGCTTTACCTTAAACTCCACTTTAGGTTTAGCGGGATTGTTTGATGTTGCCACGCAAATAGGCTTAGCTGAGCAAAATGAAGATTTTGGCCAAACCTTAGGTTATTGGGGCGTTGATGCAGGGCCTTATTTAGTATTGCCGCTGTTAGGGCCGTCATCACTTCGTGATGCCACAGCTCTGGCCTTTGATAATTTAGTTTTCCAACAAGCCATTAATGAATTAGGTCTGGATACAGATGAAGAATTATTGATATCGCTAATCGATGGTGTTGATGCAAGAGCATCTTTGCCTTTTCGATATTATGCCTCAGGCTCAGCATTTGAATATGAGCACCTAAAATTACTTTATAAAAAGTATCGTGAAATTCAGGTGGCCCGTTGA
- a CDS encoding 1-acylglycerol-3-phosphate O-acyltransferase gives MLAVIRVILMTLSLVIISICSCLFCLIRPFHRDNVYHTAKYLGKVAKILGLDIEVRIPDSAKNIAPVVYICNHQNSYDIFTVSGAVQPGTVSVGKKSLKWIPFFGQMYWLTGNILIDRKNKNKAMGTIDTTAQKIREKKLSVWLFPEGTRSYGRGVLPFKTGAFRTAAKAEVPIVPVCASNSHKTIDLNRWDNGKMIIEFLAPITLSSEDKEKIRTVTNQTRSAMLAKIEQLNIETDCELTSPNDKKS, from the coding sequence TTGTTAGCTGTTATTCGTGTCATATTGATGACTTTAAGCTTAGTTATCATCTCTATCTGTTCTTGTTTATTCTGTTTGATCCGACCATTTCATCGCGATAATGTTTATCATACGGCTAAGTATCTTGGCAAAGTTGCAAAAATTTTGGGTTTAGATATTGAAGTACGAATACCTGATTCGGCAAAAAATATTGCTCCAGTGGTCTATATTTGCAACCATCAAAATAGCTATGACATTTTTACCGTCAGTGGTGCAGTGCAACCAGGAACAGTGAGTGTTGGTAAAAAAAGTTTAAAATGGATACCATTTTTTGGGCAAATGTACTGGTTAACCGGTAATATTTTAATTGATAGGAAAAATAAAAATAAAGCCATGGGGACCATAGATACAACCGCACAAAAAATTCGTGAAAAGAAACTATCTGTTTGGTTATTCCCTGAAGGCACTCGCAGCTATGGTCGGGGTGTATTACCGTTTAAAACCGGCGCATTTCGTACGGCAGCAAAAGCAGAAGTGCCGATTGTGCCTGTTTGTGCTAGCAACAGTCATAAAACCATCGATTTAAACCGTTGGGATAACGGTAAAATGATTATTGAGTTTTTAGCGCCTATTACGTTATCGAGTGAAGATAAGGAAAAAATTCGCACGGTAACCAATCAAACCCGTAGTGCTATGCTAGCTAAAATTGAACAATTAAATATTGAGACTGACTGCGAGCTAACATCGCCAAATGATAAAAAGTCATAA
- a CDS encoding efflux RND transporter periplasmic adaptor subunit, which yields MFIVQRTKKLLAIYGLLLTCALLSACSDTEQDKTQASELSANYHHSANIQTISPNLSYDIERNYIGKVVSKQLASLSFEYAGKVTKVYVDSGDIIKQGQLLAELDTELLTIKRQEIAATIAQLNAQAELNRLNLSRIYDLSSKGYSSKQALDELETEKKIIIADLSRQQANIANIEYQMSRAKLHAPFDAIISTRSIAEGENFSPNQTAFELIKQSHHEVSVGVPVSVASRLTVGQTLPVTLDKQVLSATLLVIGKQVHDISRTVELRLALSQKNHFYNGQLAQVNIQQKIEQAGFWLPLSALTDGIRGQWNVYQVTPTTADLFAISATTVEVKYSTLDAAYITGLPLVPVDIIVAGVHRYVPKQIVKRADQQVTPVAMKGQSL from the coding sequence GTGTTCATAGTCCAACGCACCAAAAAACTACTGGCAATTTATGGTTTATTATTAACTTGCGCCTTATTAAGTGCTTGCTCTGATACTGAACAAGACAAAACTCAAGCGAGTGAACTAAGCGCTAATTATCACCACAGTGCTAATATTCAAACCATCTCACCAAATTTGTCTTATGATATTGAGCGAAATTATATTGGTAAAGTTGTCAGTAAACAGTTGGCATCACTCAGCTTTGAGTACGCCGGCAAAGTCACCAAAGTTTATGTCGATAGTGGTGACATCATTAAACAAGGTCAACTATTAGCAGAGCTTGATACAGAATTACTCACCATTAAGCGACAAGAAATTGCCGCGACCATAGCGCAATTAAATGCACAAGCTGAATTGAATCGTTTAAACCTATCGCGCATTTATGATTTAAGCTCTAAAGGTTATAGCTCTAAGCAGGCATTAGATGAACTTGAAACGGAAAAAAAGATCATTATTGCTGATCTGTCTCGCCAACAAGCAAATATAGCAAATATAGAGTATCAAATGTCACGGGCTAAGCTTCATGCGCCATTTGATGCCATCATAAGCACACGCTCTATCGCCGAAGGGGAGAACTTCAGCCCAAATCAAACAGCCTTTGAGCTGATTAAGCAAAGCCATCATGAAGTTTCTGTCGGTGTGCCTGTTAGCGTAGCTAGTCGCTTAACTGTCGGACAAACATTGCCCGTGACCTTAGATAAACAAGTCTTATCGGCAACACTATTAGTGATTGGAAAACAAGTACATGACATTAGTCGTACGGTTGAATTACGCCTAGCTCTGAGTCAGAAAAACCATTTTTACAATGGCCAACTGGCACAAGTAAACATTCAGCAAAAAATTGAGCAAGCCGGTTTCTGGTTACCTTTATCGGCATTAACCGATGGTATTCGAGGTCAATGGAATGTTTATCAAGTCACGCCAACAACAGCCGATTTATTCGCGATTTCAGCAACCACTGTTGAAGTAAAATATTCAACATTAGACGCTGCTTATATCACTGGTTTACCTTTAGTACCTGTCGATATTATCGTTGCTGGTGTGCACCGCTATGTCCCCAAACAAATTGTTAAGCGTGCTGATCAACAAGTAACGCCCGTCGCCATGAAAGGGCAAAGCTTATGA
- a CDS encoding response regulator transcription factor, giving the protein MNNVIDVNNRVKKILLIEDDRMVSHLIKSFLEKSNYLVQQLFSGDLAQEAILTYKPDLVILDIGLPKIDGFDVCYALRKIYQQPIIVLTAREAEEDQLSAFKLGADDFISKPVSPRVLKARLDAMLRRQSVHQVRQLNVNKLGNIALYQQASKCEVNGNIIPLSSFEFQLLALLTQNAGQVMTRDTIYSTLLSRQYNGVERTVDVRIAKLRDKLLHAGMTDVRIETVWGQGYILNETAA; this is encoded by the coding sequence TTGAATAACGTAATCGATGTCAATAATAGGGTGAAAAAAATACTATTAATTGAAGATGATCGCATGGTTTCTCACCTAATAAAGTCATTCTTAGAGAAATCTAATTATCTCGTCCAACAGCTTTTTAGTGGCGATTTAGCACAAGAGGCTATTTTAACCTATAAACCTGATTTGGTAATTCTGGATATTGGCTTGCCTAAGATAGATGGTTTTGATGTTTGCTATGCCTTGCGAAAAATATATCAGCAGCCGATTATCGTCTTAACAGCTCGAGAAGCAGAGGAAGATCAACTTAGTGCTTTTAAGCTTGGCGCAGATGACTTTATTTCTAAGCCAGTATCGCCTAGAGTATTAAAAGCAAGGCTTGACGCCATGTTACGTCGTCAATCAGTGCATCAAGTTCGTCAATTAAATGTTAACAAATTGGGCAATATTGCGCTCTATCAACAAGCAAGTAAATGTGAAGTTAATGGTAATATTATTCCTTTAAGTTCTTTTGAGTTTCAATTATTGGCTCTGCTAACCCAAAATGCAGGCCAAGTGATGACACGTGATACTATTTATAGCACTTTATTAAGCCGGCAATATAATGGTGTTGAGCGTACCGTAGATGTTCGTATTGCTAAGTTACGTGACAAACTATTGCATGCGGGAATGACAGATGTGCGTATTGAAACTGTTTGGGGACAAGGCTATATATTAAACGAAACAGCCGCGTAA